The genomic stretch CGACCGGGTTCGGCCTGCGCAAGGAGCGGGAGCAGCTGCCCGCCCTGGTGGCCCGGCAACCCACGGAGGCCGCGGCCCGCGCCGTCGTCGAGGCGCACAACGCCCGGGTCGACCAGTACTACCGCCGTCCCGTCGAGGGCGTCTGGGTGCCGGTCGGGATGGCCGACGTGGACGCGGAGCTGGCCGCATGGCGGCGGAACCGGCCACCGGCGCCCTCTCCCGAGCCACCGGTGGCGCCGGCGCGCCG from Modestobacter roseus encodes the following:
- a CDS encoding DUF1992 domain-containing protein encodes the protein MTERKPDGMSFDTWVERQIDRARAEGAFDDLAPAGKPLPRRDREETAYDWALAWARREDGDAGTLVAGMLPTGFGLRKEREQLPALVARQPTEAAARAVVEAHNARVDQYYRRPVEGVWVPVGMADVDAELAAWRRNRPPAPSPEPPVAPARRGWWRRRAG